A single window of Halobacterium jilantaiense DNA harbors:
- a CDS encoding alkaline phosphatase family protein, with translation MNRQDSPGLRTLLVGVDGACLPVVEPLVDAGRLPVLGDLLERGASGRLESQIPPWTPSAWPSMYTGTNPGKHGVFDFLAFDGYDWDVVNRTRVRRPALWELLSERGLTSVVVNVPVTAPPTEFDGALVPGYVAPESPPTHPDRLLDDLREALGDYRVYAPDGVDGDEQVAWYERLTEMRGAAFRHLADRFDPEFGFLQFQQTDTVIHERPNDEDALRAVYEAVDEELGVVLDACDPDTVILASDHGVGPYDPAEFRVNEYLRETGFVETTRGEGGMPSWTSLHRERGDEDGDVDTDRGPSLGERLVASAASVGLTSQRIGRVLSALGLDDLVLRVVSTETVRAGTERVDFAASTAYMRSRTELGVRINLRGREPDGTVPPAEYDRVRDALVAELRAARTPDGDPVFSAVEPREAVFDGPHVEDAADVLVVPDGFDTYLTASLRGDTFGPAAESWNHKRHGLVAAAGDAVDPDADLADAHLFDVAPTVLSALGVPPSTEMDGDPLPVVDAVPPADYGDYDDGPTERTDDRRVEARLANLGYLDDT, from the coding sequence GTGAACAGACAGGACTCCCCCGGACTGCGGACGCTGCTCGTGGGGGTGGACGGCGCGTGTCTCCCGGTGGTCGAGCCGCTGGTGGACGCGGGCCGACTCCCGGTGCTCGGCGACCTCCTCGAACGCGGGGCGTCGGGCCGCCTGGAGTCACAGATTCCGCCCTGGACACCGAGCGCGTGGCCCTCCATGTACACGGGCACGAACCCCGGCAAGCACGGCGTCTTCGACTTCCTCGCGTTCGACGGCTACGACTGGGACGTGGTGAACCGCACCCGCGTCCGCCGGCCCGCGCTCTGGGAGCTGCTCTCGGAGCGCGGGCTGACGAGCGTGGTCGTGAACGTTCCCGTGACCGCGCCGCCGACGGAGTTCGACGGCGCGCTCGTCCCGGGCTACGTCGCGCCGGAGTCGCCGCCCACCCACCCGGACCGGCTCCTCGACGACCTCCGCGAGGCACTCGGCGACTACCGGGTGTACGCGCCGGACGGCGTCGACGGCGACGAGCAGGTCGCGTGGTACGAGCGCCTCACCGAGATGCGGGGCGCGGCGTTCCGACATCTCGCCGACCGCTTCGACCCCGAGTTCGGCTTCCTCCAGTTCCAGCAGACGGACACCGTCATCCACGAGCGCCCCAACGACGAGGACGCCCTGCGCGCCGTCTACGAGGCCGTCGACGAGGAACTCGGCGTGGTCCTCGACGCCTGCGACCCGGACACCGTGATTCTCGCCAGCGACCACGGCGTCGGCCCTTACGACCCCGCGGAGTTCCGCGTGAACGAGTACCTCCGCGAGACGGGGTTCGTGGAGACCACGCGCGGCGAGGGCGGGATGCCCTCGTGGACATCGCTGCACCGAGAGCGCGGCGACGAGGACGGCGACGTCGACACGGACCGCGGGCCGTCGCTGGGCGAGCGCCTGGTGGCGAGTGCGGCCTCGGTCGGGCTGACGAGCCAGCGCATCGGTCGCGTCCTCTCGGCGCTCGGACTCGACGACCTCGTGCTCCGGGTCGTCTCCACGGAGACGGTGCGAGCGGGCACCGAGCGCGTCGACTTCGCAGCCTCCACGGCCTACATGCGCTCGCGGACGGAACTCGGCGTCCGCATCAATCTCCGGGGCCGCGAGCCCGACGGCACGGTCCCGCCGGCGGAGTACGACCGGGTCCGGGACGCGCTCGTCGCGGAGCTCCGGGCCGCCCGCACGCCAGACGGCGACCCGGTGTTCTCGGCCGTCGAACCCCGGGAGGCGGTCTTCGACGGACCCCACGTCGAGGACGCCGCCGACGTGCTCGTGGTGCCGGACGGCTTCGACACCTACCTCACGGCATCGCTGCGCGGCGACACCTTCGGGCCGGCCGCCGAATCCTGGAACCACAAGCGCCACGGCCTCGTCGCGGCGGCCGGCGACGCCGTGGACCCGGACGCCGACCTCGCCGACGCCCACCTCTTCGACGTCGCACCGACCGTCCTCTCGGCGCTCGGCGTCCCGCCCAGCACCGAGATGGACGGCGACCCGCTGCCCGTCGTCGACGCCGTGCCGCCCGCGGACTACGGCGACTACGACGACGGCCCGACCGAACGCACGGACGACCGGCGAGTCGAAGCACGCCTCGCCAACCTCGGCTACCTCGACGACACATGA
- a CDS encoding GNAT family N-acetyltransferase — MSLDIRTIDDEQYNDIVTAAPAATPFHRSDALDVFADYADADLHRLVGFKGQEPVGALPVFELTKGPATVAASPPPGLKLPYLGPVTVNTGKLKRRKRDRRHRRFVDAALDWVDRELSPGLVNIRTAVGYDDVRPYQWRDYEVVPRYTYLVDLDTTPDDLLSRFSSDLRKRVRDEYDTSYEVEEGGPGAIDNIVELTRERHREQGESFPIDAAFVRDLADALPPGAIRPYVCRVDGEVVGGLVDVESDTCAGAWIASGKVDAPVPVNDLLEWQVCVDGIDRGLESLDLMGANHERIYTYKAKFAPDLVPYFTVKKGSVGMNTVAKVYQKLR, encoded by the coding sequence ATGAGCCTCGACATCCGCACCATCGACGACGAGCAGTACAACGACATCGTGACGGCTGCGCCGGCGGCGACGCCGTTCCACCGCTCGGACGCCCTCGACGTGTTCGCCGACTACGCCGACGCCGACCTCCACCGGCTCGTCGGCTTCAAGGGCCAGGAGCCGGTCGGCGCGCTTCCCGTCTTCGAACTGACGAAGGGGCCGGCAACGGTGGCCGCCTCGCCGCCACCCGGGCTCAAACTCCCCTACCTCGGTCCGGTGACGGTGAACACGGGGAAGCTCAAACGCCGGAAGCGCGACCGCCGCCACCGGCGGTTCGTCGACGCCGCCCTCGACTGGGTCGACCGCGAGCTGTCCCCGGGGCTGGTCAACATCCGGACGGCGGTCGGCTACGACGACGTCCGGCCGTACCAGTGGCGGGACTACGAGGTCGTCCCCCGGTACACGTACCTCGTCGACCTCGACACCACGCCCGACGACCTGCTCTCGCGGTTCAGCTCCGACCTCCGGAAGCGCGTCCGCGACGAGTACGACACCAGCTACGAGGTCGAAGAGGGCGGCCCCGGTGCAATCGACAACATCGTCGAGCTCACCCGTGAACGCCACCGCGAGCAGGGCGAGTCGTTCCCCATCGACGCGGCGTTCGTGCGCGACCTCGCCGACGCGCTCCCGCCGGGCGCAATCCGGCCGTACGTCTGTCGGGTCGACGGCGAGGTCGTCGGCGGGCTCGTGGACGTGGAGAGCGACACCTGCGCCGGCGCGTGGATTGCCAGCGGGAAGGTCGACGCGCCGGTGCCCGTCAACGACCTCCTCGAGTGGCAGGTCTGCGTCGACGGCATCGACCGCGGACTGGAGAGTCTGGACCTGATGGGGGCGAACCACGAACGCATCTACACGTACAAGGCGAAGTTCGCGCCGGACCTCGTCCCGTACTTCACGGTCAAGAAGGGGTCGGTCGGCATGAACACCGTGGCGAAAGTCTACCAGAAGCTGCGGTGA
- a CDS encoding PKD domain-containing protein yields MTGPETSRRRVLAVTLAAVVTAGAVAAVPGLALFAGSAGADAPASVAVAQGTNCQPVEPAGDGSETVESFYDYRNPETHNGTGNGTYSSWGTDAFQATAQSSLFVYDGANGTSLVVVHDERGVEDGGGTITWTLTGLPSGGELAVQDDYYANGTQDDDFEYEDGDSTADIDWKYGPNRTDGAAFRGLDGGDFETITIDPGYNEAADFWGEWPYSGDDGNRTEGWTLRGTGGAVVADLSLDQRVFVHHDGCGAGSPPSPALDGPANASPGETVTFDASGTTDADGDVAGYEWDFDGDGDAEATTESPTVTHSFDSGGTKTVNVTAYDEYANHDSAELDVAVVAPPDASLSVPDSVSPNETVTLDASNSTDDDGIAEYRWDVDGDGTVDRNTTGPTTTTTYNETGEWSVSVTVVDTQTATDTATATVVVAADQPPTAALTAPAEAAVGESVTFDASNASDDRGIAAYQWDLDGDGEVEDATEQPTATYAYESPGNYTATVTVVDGAGQTANASAPVTVVDANDPPNASLSVPANATVGEPVVLDASNSTDDDGVVDYQWDLDGDGAVDRNTTEPTTTTSYDEAGTYEASVVVADAAGETGEATASLAVQPANETPTLSAAIDASATEVETGESVTFDGTGSTPADTVDDYEWAFDDGEAASGGVVGHSYGAAGTYTVELTVSGNDSANETLTDTATLNITVSEPDDGSGGGGGGGGGGGGGAGGGGGGGGAGGGGGSGGDQSSSGDYRDEADDPEPEPEPEPEFAVGELNVTNTDLLTGENATFAVGVANTGNGSGTTNVTFTLDGDVLATETVTLDAGENTTFSVSHRFETAGAYEVTAERAGRVEVDVTPADPRLAVTDVSASASEVASGDRFHVNATVRNDGGSVGSMAVELALFGERVGVENVSVKPGETRTVSFTRRLVEPGTYTASVAGQSVTVTVAGGDTATTSETADAPATVPGFTLEAALVAALIALAGVALARRDQ; encoded by the coding sequence ATGACCGGTCCAGAGACCAGTCGGCGGCGGGTACTCGCAGTCACGCTCGCGGCGGTCGTCACTGCGGGTGCCGTGGCCGCGGTTCCGGGGCTCGCACTGTTCGCGGGGTCCGCTGGCGCTGACGCGCCGGCGAGCGTCGCAGTCGCACAGGGCACGAACTGTCAGCCGGTCGAACCGGCGGGCGACGGCAGCGAGACCGTCGAGTCGTTCTACGACTACCGGAACCCGGAGACGCACAACGGGACGGGGAACGGGACGTACAGCTCGTGGGGGACCGACGCGTTCCAGGCGACGGCGCAGTCCTCGCTGTTCGTCTACGACGGCGCGAACGGGACGAGTCTCGTCGTCGTCCACGACGAGCGCGGCGTCGAGGACGGCGGCGGCACCATCACGTGGACGCTCACGGGGCTGCCGTCCGGCGGCGAACTCGCCGTTCAGGACGACTACTACGCGAACGGCACGCAGGACGACGACTTCGAGTACGAAGACGGCGACTCGACCGCCGACATCGACTGGAAGTACGGCCCGAACCGCACGGACGGCGCTGCGTTCCGGGGGCTCGACGGCGGGGACTTCGAGACCATCACCATCGACCCGGGGTACAACGAGGCGGCGGACTTCTGGGGCGAGTGGCCGTACTCGGGCGACGACGGCAACAGGACCGAGGGCTGGACGCTCCGGGGGACTGGCGGCGCGGTCGTCGCCGACCTCTCGCTCGACCAGCGGGTGTTCGTCCACCACGACGGCTGCGGGGCCGGCTCGCCGCCGTCGCCCGCCCTCGATGGTCCGGCGAACGCGAGCCCGGGGGAGACCGTGACCTTCGACGCGTCCGGGACGACCGACGCCGACGGCGACGTGGCGGGCTACGAGTGGGACTTCGACGGCGACGGTGACGCGGAGGCGACCACCGAGAGTCCGACTGTCACACACTCCTTCGACAGCGGTGGGACGAAGACGGTGAACGTCACGGCGTACGACGAGTACGCGAACCACGACAGCGCCGAGTTGGACGTGGCGGTCGTAGCGCCGCCGGATGCGTCGCTGTCGGTGCCCGACAGCGTCTCGCCGAACGAGACAGTGACGCTGGACGCGTCGAACTCCACCGACGACGACGGCATCGCCGAGTACCGCTGGGACGTCGACGGCGACGGGACAGTCGACCGGAACACCACCGGGCCGACGACCACCACGACCTACAACGAGACGGGCGAGTGGTCCGTGAGCGTGACCGTCGTGGACACCCAGACCGCGACCGACACGGCGACGGCGACCGTGGTCGTGGCTGCCGACCAGCCACCGACCGCGGCCCTGACTGCGCCCGCTGAGGCGGCGGTCGGCGAGTCTGTCACCTTCGACGCGTCGAACGCCAGCGACGACCGGGGTATCGCGGCCTACCAGTGGGACCTCGACGGCGACGGCGAGGTCGAGGACGCGACCGAACAGCCGACGGCGACCTACGCTTACGAGTCCCCGGGGAACTACACGGCGACGGTGACGGTCGTCGACGGGGCTGGGCAGACGGCGAACGCGAGCGCGCCGGTCACGGTCGTGGACGCGAACGACCCGCCGAACGCCTCGCTCTCCGTCCCGGCGAACGCGACCGTCGGCGAGCCCGTCGTCCTCGACGCGTCGAACTCTACCGACGACGACGGGGTCGTCGACTACCAGTGGGACCTCGACGGCGACGGAGCCGTCGACCGGAACACCACCGAGCCGACGACCACCACGAGCTACGACGAGGCGGGCACCTACGAGGCGTCCGTCGTGGTCGCCGACGCGGCCGGCGAGACCGGCGAGGCGACGGCGTCGCTGGCCGTCCAGCCGGCGAACGAGACGCCGACGCTCTCGGCCGCCATCGACGCGTCTGCGACCGAGGTCGAGACCGGGGAGTCGGTGACGTTCGACGGCACCGGGTCGACGCCCGCAGACACAGTCGACGACTACGAGTGGGCGTTCGACGACGGCGAGGCGGCGTCCGGAGGCGTCGTCGGCCACTCCTACGGCGCTGCCGGCACCTACACCGTCGAACTGACCGTCAGCGGGAACGACTCGGCGAACGAGACGCTGACGGACACCGCGACGCTGAATATCACCGTCTCCGAGCCAGACGACGGGAGCGGTGGCGGAGGTGGTGGTGGCGGTGGCGGAGGCGGTGGTGCAGGCGGCGGGGGTGGTGGTGGCGGTGCGGGCGGCGGAGGCGGAAGTGGCGGCGACCAGAGCAGTTCGGGCGACTACCGAGACGAGGCCGACGACCCAGAGCCGGAACCCGAGCCGGAGCCCGAGTTCGCGGTCGGCGAACTGAACGTCACGAACACCGACCTGCTCACCGGGGAGAACGCGACGTTCGCTGTCGGCGTCGCGAACACCGGGAACGGGTCGGGCACGACGAACGTGACGTTCACGCTCGACGGCGACGTGCTCGCGACGGAGACGGTCACGCTCGACGCGGGCGAGAACACGACTTTCAGCGTCTCTCACCGCTTCGAGACGGCGGGCGCGTACGAAGTCACCGCGGAGCGAGCGGGCCGCGTCGAGGTGGACGTGACGCCGGCCGACCCGCGGCTCGCCGTGACCGACGTTTCGGCGAGCGCGAGCGAAGTCGCGTCTGGCGACCGATTCCACGTCAACGCCACCGTGCGCAACGACGGCGGGAGTGTCGGCTCGATGGCCGTCGAACTGGCGCTATTCGGGGAGCGGGTCGGGGTCGAGAACGTGTCCGTGAAACCGGGAGAGACGCGCACAGTGTCGTTCACGCGCCGGCTCGTCGAACCCGGGACGTACACGGCGAGCGTCGCCGGGCAGAGCGTGACCGTCACTGTCGCGGGCGGCGACACGGCGACCACGAGCGAGACAGCGGACGCGCCCGCGACCGTGCCGGGGTTCACGCTGGAGGCGGCACTGGTCGCGGCGCTGATTGCGCTCGCCGGCGTCGCACTCGCGAGGCGCGACCAGTGA